The following proteins come from a genomic window of Mycobacterium sp. DL:
- a CDS encoding antitoxin has product MIRKLTQGIKAALRRRAGRVISKAGLAGDDVPMSVMLAADAGHDIDFEPEPLGLAARTPKL; this is encoded by the coding sequence GTGATTCGCAAGCTAACCCAGGGGATCAAGGCAGCGCTGCGAAGGCGTGCTGGCCGCGTGATTTCCAAAGCGGGATTGGCTGGCGACGACGTTCCCATGTCGGTGATGTTGGCCGCCGACGCCGGACATGACATCGACTTCGAGCCTGAACCTCTGGGCCTGGCTGCCCGTACCCCCAAACTGTGA
- a CDS encoding TIGR02391 family protein — translation MPEPAWKLGILTGVAQVLADTQDGLTGTQIGQLLGRLHMEDPAAGVTKWKRLEEAFIRRHNNDGHPQRIITFIQHAMEPANYVNRPELFTLRQDQLNEVLTFVSLRIDEKGVVRPGARSSTLDEASRNATSLRAELRRRGTHDEVLRYCTVELLKKNNFHASLEATKSVFGRVRQLSGLSGDGAALIDAALSLGKSGTPIIAINDLASQTDRDEQTGFANLIKGLAGMFRNPVAHDPRVVRTVTDIQLLELVTTLSMVHRRLDVATVNHPSSTS, via the coding sequence ATGCCTGAGCCAGCATGGAAACTGGGCATCTTGACCGGAGTTGCTCAAGTGCTCGCAGATACCCAGGACGGCCTAACCGGAACCCAGATCGGTCAGCTACTGGGACGCCTTCACATGGAAGACCCCGCGGCCGGAGTCACGAAGTGGAAGCGGCTGGAGGAAGCATTCATACGCCGACATAACAACGATGGTCATCCCCAGCGGATCATCACCTTCATTCAGCACGCCATGGAACCGGCCAACTACGTCAACAGGCCCGAGCTATTCACACTGCGTCAAGACCAACTGAATGAGGTTCTCACCTTCGTCAGTCTCCGGATCGACGAGAAAGGTGTGGTGCGGCCCGGTGCCCGCTCATCCACTCTCGACGAGGCATCTCGCAACGCAACCTCATTGCGAGCAGAGCTGCGCAGGAGAGGCACCCACGATGAAGTACTCCGCTACTGCACCGTTGAGCTGCTCAAGAAGAACAACTTTCACGCCTCTTTGGAGGCAACGAAGAGCGTGTTCGGGCGAGTTCGCCAGTTGTCGGGCCTTAGCGGCGATGGTGCCGCGCTGATCGACGCAGCACTGTCTCTCGGCAAGTCGGGTACGCCGATCATCGCTATCAACGACCTGGCATCGCAGACCGACCGAGATGAACAAACAGGTTTCGCCAATCTCATCAAGGGCCTGGCCGGCATGTTCAGAAACCCGGTAGCTCACGATCCCCGCGTAGTACGAACGGTGACCGACATCCAGCTGTTGGAACTGGTGACCACGCTGTCGATGGTGCACCGTCGATTAGACGTCGCGACCGTGAACCATCCATCGTCGACCAGCTGA